The genomic DNA CTGTCATATACTCGATCAACGTCTTCGAGACTTTCCCACGAGTTGCCAAGTCTTCTTTGGATAAGAAAGGACCATCTTTTCTAGCTTCGACGATTTGTTTCGCTACGTTGGCCCCTAAACTTGGTACCGCACGAAATGGCGCAATCAGCGTGTCTCCTTCGATCACAAAGTTTACTGCATCGGATTTGTATAAATCGATCATTCCAAATTTCAAGCCACGTTCTAGCATCTCATTGGCTAACTCTAAAACTGTCAACTGATTCTTTTCTTTTACAGAAGCATCTAACCCTTTATCCGTGATTTCCTTCATCGCCTCTTTCACTGCTTCTTTTCCTTTGCACATAGCGACAAGATTAAAATCATCTGCACGAACGGAAAAATAGGCACAGTAATACAATATCGGAAAATAAACTTTGAAATAAGCAACCCGTAACGCCATCAAGACATAAGCAGCCGCATGGGCTTTCGGGAACATGTATTTGATTTTCGAACAAGAATCGATGTACCAGTCAGGTACGTTATTTTCTTTCATTGCGGTCAAATACGTTTCACGTAATTCGTCAGGGATCTTATTCCATAATCCTTTACGCACCGTCTCCATGATTTTGAACGCCATCCCACTATCTAAGCCAGCATGGATCAAATAAACCATGATATCGTCACGACAGCCGATTACTTCAGCCAGCGTTGCATCCCCACGTTTGATCAATTCCTCTGCGTTCCCTAACCAAACATCCGTACCATGAGAAAGACCAGAGATCTGCAATAATTCCGCAAAAGTCGTTGGGTGTGTTTCCTCTAGCATCCCACGAACGAAACGTGTCCCAAATTCCGGTATCCCTAATGTACCTGTTTTAGAATAAATCTGTTCTTGTGTGACTCCCAAGACTTCGGGTCCAGAAAAGATCCGCATGACTTCTGGATCATCGGTTGGGATTGTTTGTGGATCAATCCCAGATAAATCTTGCAACATCCGGATCACCGTTGGATCATCGTGTCCCAGGATATCAAGTTTCAAGACATTGTCATGGATCGAGTGGAAATCAAAGTGGGTCGTTTTCCATTCTGAATTCTGATCGTCTGCCGGATATTGGATCGGCGTGAAATCATATACATCCATATAATCGGGGATAACAATGATCCCCCCTGGATGCTGTCCGGTCGTTCGTTTGACCCCAGTAGCACCTTTGGCTAAGCGATCCACTTCGGCGCTGCGGTAATGCAAGTTGTGGTCACGTTCAAACCCTTTAACGAATCCATACGCCGTTTTATCCGCAACAGTACCGATCGTTCCCGCACGATAGACATATTCTTCGCCAAACAATACTTTCGTATAATGATGGGCTTCTGCTTGATAATCCCCTGAGAAGTTCAAATCGATATCGGGTACTTTATCGCCATGGAAACCTAAGAATGTTTCAAACGGAATATCATGCCCATCTTTATTTAAACGAGCGCCGCATTTTGGACATTTTTTCTCAGGCATATCAAATCCTGAACCATAAGTTCCATCTTCATAAAATTCCGAATACTGACAATCTGGGCAATAGTAATGAGGTGCCAATGGATTAACCTCTGTGATCCCGGTCATGGTTGCGACGAAACTAGAACCAACCGAGCCACGAGAACCAACTAAATAGCCATCTTCATTACTTTTATGCACTAACTTTTGTGAAATCAAATAAATCACTGAGAAACCATTACCATTGATCGAATCCAGTTCTTTTTTCAGACGCTTTTCTACGATATCCGGTAATGGATCACCATACATTTGTTTTGCCTTCGTATAACTTAGATCTGTGATTTCATCTTCCGAACCAGGGATTTTAGGCGTATATAATTCATCTTTAACTGGCACGACTTCTTCACAGATATCTGCAATCTTATTGGTATTTTCAACTACGATTTTTTTTGCTAAATCTGTCCCTAAGAAGGTGAAAGCAGTGAGCATCTCATCCGTTGTTCTGAAATGCACTTCAGGCAAACTGTGACGATTCAATGGATTGGCTCCCCCCATCGAATTGACCAAGATTTTACGATAGATCGCATCTTCTTCATTCAGATAGTGGACATTTCCTGTTGCTACAACGATTTTATCTAATGATTTGCCGATTTCTACTAAGTTACGAATGATTTCTTCTAAATCATGTTCATTTTTGACAAGCTCTTGCTCCAGGAGTGGTGCATAGACAGCTTTAGGCATGACTTCGATATAGTCATAAAATTTCGCCCGATTACGTGCTTCTTCTACCCCTTTTTGCATCATAGCTTCAAAAATCTCACCTTTGTCACAGGCAGAGCCAACTAACAGATCTTGTCGGAATTTTTTCAGTTGTGATCGGGGGATTCGTGGCACACGTTCAAAATAATCGACGTTGGACATCGAGATCAATTTGAACAGGTCTTTTAATCCAGCTTGGTTTTTCGCCAGTAATGTGACATGGAAAGGTCGCGCCCGTTTGTAAGAATCACCCTCACCTACATGGGCATTCAACTGATCGTGGTAATACATTTCGTGGTTTTCCATCGCTTCTTTGATAAATATCCAAGCCAGATGTCCGGTTGCTTCCGCATCATAAATCGCGCGGTGATGCTGTTCCAAGCTAACACCGAATTTTTTGGATAGTACACCTAAACCAAACCGTTTGAATTGTGGATATAAATAACGAGCTAGTTCTAAGGTATCTATAACTGGATTAGCTGCTTCAGGGATGTTGTATTTGGCATAACTTGTATTCAAAAATCCCATATCGAATGCCGCATTATGGGCAACTAGGATCGCATCTTTTGAGAATTCCAAGAATAAGCGTAAAACTTCTTCCTCAGATTTTGAACCGCGAACCATTTCATCCGTGATTCCTGTCAAATCAATGGTTGTTCGTGATAAGGGATGTCCAGGATCGATAAATTCATCAAAACTTTCAATGACATTTCCTTTATACATCTTAACAGCAGCTAACTCGATGATCGTATCATAAACAGCAGACAAACCTGTTGTCTCCACATCAAACACGACATAAGTGGATTCACTCAATGAATCATGGGCGTCATTATACGCAATCGGCACTCCATCATCGACCACATTCGCTTCGACACCATACAAGATCTTCACACCAGCTTTTTTCCCTGCACTATGTGCCTCTGGAAATGCTTGTGCACCGCCATGGTCAGTGATTGCAATTGCTTTATGTCCCCACTTACCTGCTTGTGCCACAAGATCTGCAATATTGTTCGTCGCATCCATGGTACTCATATTACTATGAAGATGTAATTCGACACGCTTTTCCCCTTCAGGAGAATAATCTTTACGTGGTGCATGTTTAACTTCTAAGATGTCTTGAGCATTCATCACTAGGTCACGAACAAAGGTGTCTTCTTGGACACTCCCACGAACTTTCAGCCAACTACCCGTACTGATTGCTTCAAAGATTTGTTCATCTTTTTCATTATTTGAAAACTTTTTGACGATAAATGAAGAAGTGTAATCTGTGATCTTCAATGTCAAAATCTTACGTTTTGAACGAAGCTCGCGTACTTCTTTGTCGAACACGTAACCTTCGATCGTTACCCGGCGTTCCTCTTCCAAGATATTGATCATCGGTGTGATAGGCTCATCATTCGGGATATTTCTACCTAGTTGGATCGGCCCGTCAAGCGCTGGTAATTGCTCTTTGCGCTCTTTTTTCTTTTGTTCATGAACAATCAAGCTTTCAGCCGCTTGTTTCATAAACGCCTCAGCCTGTTCTTGTCGTCTTTCTTCAAAAAGCTTTAGGACTCTTTCTGCTTGTTGCTCATCAACTTCTGGTTCGATCCGAAACTTAGGAAAGCCGTAACTAACAAATAACTGTTCTACTAATGGCAGATATTGTTGTTTAAGATAGCCGATCGCTCCCTCACCATCAACAGGCAAAATCACCTTATGATCTTTGATCGTTGGCACTTGCGTCTTTAATACCTTTTGTACTAAAGGCGTATCGCATTGCTGACTCTCCAGTGCTTGCGACCAATAATCCTGTAAGAGTTGTTCATCAAATGTTTGATCCGCTGCTTGAACTGTGATTTTCACCTCAGCAATTTCTTTGAATGCAAGTATGACATGTTGCACCAAAGAGCGATAAAGCATCACAGGCAAAATAGCTGGAAAACGTAACGTAAACTCCCACAAACGAGATTTACGATGGACCACCACCTGTTCCATTTCACCAGCAGAAATAAGCGGATGCGCTTTTTCTGTTTCTTCTAATTGGATCTGCTCCAATAATTTCTCAAATAACTCTCGTTTTTCTGACAAAAATATACGCCCTTTCTGTCAAGACCAGAAATCATTCCATTTCCGACCCTTACTTTTCAATACTATCTAGTATAACCCTTTTTAGGGAAATTTTCATCAAGGTTGTGAGAAAAGCGCTTTGACCTGAGCAGTAAGATGGAAAATCAGAAAATGGCTTTTCATATTTTTTGATTTTCCATCTTAATGTTGAAGGTTAGCTTTTCGAACACCGTTCATTAACTGAAGAAAAGGAAATGAAAAAGTCGCTTCCGTCTTTTAAAAGACTGATACGACTTTTCCACTCTTGCTTATTCGCCTTGATTCAATAAAATCGGTAATGTATTCACAAGTTCTTCTTTCCGAACTTCGACCATTTCACCTGTTTTTTTGATTTTCACTTCGACGATGCCATCTACTGCTTTTTTACCGACGGTGATACGGATTGGACATCCGATCAAATCAGAATCAGCAAACTTAACACCGGCACGCTCATTGCGATCATCAACAAGTACTTGATAACCGGCTTCGTTCATTGCTTTTTCCACTTCATTCGTCAAGTTCGTTTGGAACTCATCTTTTAAGTTCATTTGTACGACATGCAAATCAAATGGTGCAATGCCTTTTGGCCAGTGAATACCGTTTTCGTCTGCATTTTGTTCAACGATTGCTGAAAGTAGACGGCTCACACCGATACCATAACAACCCATGATCACGTGTTTTTCACGACCATTTTCATCAAGAACAGTAGCACCCATTGATTCACTGTAACGTGTCCCTAGTTTGAAGATATGACCGATCTCGATTCCTCGAGTGAAGGCTAATACGCCATTATTATCTGGCGAAGGATCGCCTTCTTGGACAAAGCGTAAGTCTTCATATGCTAGAACATTGAAATCACGTTCTGGATTGACATTGATATAATGGTAGCCAGTTTCATTCGCTCCCGCAATCGCGTTTGCCAGATCTTGAACATGACGATCCGCATAGACTTTGACCTCTTCAGCTACACCGATTGGTCCAACTGATCCAAAATCAGCGCCTAAATAGTTTTTCGCTTCTTCTTCTGTTGCTTCTTCTAAGAAATCTGCACCTAAGAAGTTTTTCAATTTCACATCATTGACTTCATGATCGCCGCGAACTAAAACTAAAACAGGTTGCTCATCTGCTGTGAAAAGTACAGATTTGATGATTTTTTGTGGTTGAACGTCAAAGAAAGCTGCAACCTCTTCGATGGTTTTCACATCTGGTGTTTCTTTCTTTTCCATTTCCAATTGTGTTTCATGGGATTTTTTTGGCACATAGTAGCTCGTCGCCATCTCTAAATTTGCTGCATAGTCACTTTCTGTTGAATAACAAATCGTGTCTTCACCAATTTCTGAGATCGCCATAAATTCTTTTGAGTCTTTTCCGCCCATCGCGCCACCGTCACCGATGATTGCACGGAACTCTAGACCACAACGCTTAAAGATCTCTGTATAAGCTTTTTCGTAATCTTTGTATGTTTCATCCAAACTCTCTTGAGAAGCATGGAAAGAATAAGCATCTTTCATGATAAATTCGCGTCCACGTAATAATCCAAAACGAGGACGTTTTTCATCACGGTATTTTGCTTGGATCTGATAAAGATTCAAAGGTAATTTTTTGTATGAATTGACTTCATCACGGATCAATTCTGTAAATGTTTCTTCATGTGTTGGTCCTAAGATCATCTGACGATCGTTGCGATCATTCAAGCGATATAAGTTGGGACCGTATGTTTCATAACGACCAGATTCTTGCCATAACTCAGCAGGTAAAATCGCTGGCATCAACATTTCTACTGCGCCGATTTTTTCAAATTCTTCGCGCATGATCGTTTTTAATTTTTCTAATACACGATTTGCAAGTGGTAAATAAGAATAGATTCCAGCCGAAACCTGACGAATGTAACCGGCACGTAGTAAGATTTGATGACTTAATACTTCCGCATCATTTGGAACTTCTCTTAATGTTGGAATCAACATTTTTGATTGTCTCATTATATAAACTCCTTTATTCCTCAAATAATCTAACGCATGTCATTATACCCTACTTTTTCTAGAAAAAGAATCGTTGAATGTCATTCCATGTCACTAATACCATCAATAGCATCAGGAAGCCAAAACCAACAAGCGTCAAAACGCCTTCTTTTTCCTGACTAAGTGGTTTACCACGGACACCTTCGAAAATATTCAAGACTAGTTTTCCACCATCTAATGCTGGAATCGGTAATAAATTGACGATCCCTAAATTCATGGATAAGATCGCCATCAAACCAATGACTGTCATGATCCCTTGATTCGCTGCCTCAGAAGATAATTGGAACATCATCACCGGTCCACCTAATTTGTCCAAGCTAAAGCCGGTAAATAATGAACCTAATGCTTTGAATATTTCCAAAGAGCTACTAAATGCACGTTGTGTTCCACCGATGATCTTATCGAAGAAGCCAGTTTTCATTGGCGCTTGTATTCCAAGTTGACCAATTTTTTCACCATTCGACTCAATTGCTTTCGGTGTCACTTCAACAGAAGAAACCTGTCCATTTCGTTCAACTTCAAAATCAAGTGGTTTATCTGGATTTTCAGTAATGATCGCTGTCAGATCATTCCATGTTTGGATCGATTTCCCCTCAACTGAAAGAATTTCATCATTTTCTTTCAGTCCGGCTGCAGCCGCAGCTCCGTCTGGCGTAACAACACCGATTTGGTTGGTATTTGTGACTGTCACCCCGCCTTGCATGAACGCTAATACGATGAACAATAGAATCGCTAGAATAAAATTATTCATTGGACCCGCAAAGTTCGTTAACATTCGTTGCCATAATTTGGCTGATTGGAACTGCACATCTCTCGGTGCGATCCTCAATTCAGTCCCATCCGCCTCGATGATCGAAGCATCGTGATCCACTGCATACGTTACTTCTTGCGTTTCATCACCATTCACATAACCTGTGATCGTGAGTGCTTCATCAAGATCATAACGGATCAATTCCATGGGGATCGCATTGGTCAATTGGATCTTTTTGCTTAAATTGATTTTCTTTACGACATGATCTGAATCCATCAAGAGCGATAACGGCATTCCTGGGGCCATTTCCGTTTCGTCGTCCCCATTCCCAGCCATTCTCACATAGCCACCGATCGGTAACAAACGCAATGTATAAGTCGTGCCGTCTTTTGCTTGATGACCGTAGATTTTAGGTCCCATGCCAATCGCAAACTCGCGAACTAGGATTCCTGATCGTTTCGCAAAGAAGAAGTGGCCAAATTCATGTACGATCACTAAGATGCCAAAAACGATAATGAACGTGATAATTGTTCTCATCCTATTCTCCTTTACATTAATCATTATTTTTTATTCAGTTAAAATAAAACTACTTAATTTTACCATATTATCGACACTTCACCAAGCACCTGTTAAAATGTAAAAAATAAAAATCCTGTAAAGAATCTCCTTACCGATCGTGTCTGATTGACGGACGAAAAACTTTTGGTTTCGGAAGCTTCTTTTACAGAATTTTTATTTAAATCAATCCAAATAAGTACATGACAGGAAAGACGAACAATAGACTATCGAATCGATCTAAGATCCCACCATGTCCAGGTAAAATGTTCCCTGAATCTTTGACCTCATAGTGGCGTTTAATTGCCGACTCGACTAGATCCCCAAATTGTCCTACGATCGATAGAATGATCGTTAGGAGTAACATGACGAATAAACCATGTCCAAACAATTCTTGTGGTGGATAAAGTAAGAAATACAGTAAGGCAACAACTAACGCACTACCTATTCCCCCTAATGCACCTTCAATCGTTTTGTTGGGTGAGATATCTGGCCATAGCTTACGCTTACCAAAACGTCTACCAACTAGATATGCGCCAATATCGGTTGCCCAAACGATGAACAAGCCAAAAAGCAATACGTTGATTCCTTCTGTACGCGCACTAACAAAGTTTTGAAAACCAAAACCGACATATAAACTAGTAACAACTGGAAAACCAGCTTCATCGATCGTATACATATTTTTTGAGAAGACAGCGGCACCCAAAAGGATCATCACAGTCAAATAAAACAACATAAATTCATTTGTTTGTTCAGGTAAAAAGAAAAACCAGCGCTCTTTCGGCAGGACAAGAAAAACTGCACCAATGGCAGAAAGAACTCCTTCAAAACTTAATAGTGTCAATCCTTTCATACGAAAAAGTTCATAGACACCAACTACTGCTAATAAAGCCGCTACTAGCTCAAGACCAATTCCTCCGATCCAAATGATCGGAATAAATAATGCCAATGCTACGACCGCAGTGATCACACGTTGCTTCATGATTGTTCTCCTTTATCTACACTTTTTACGCCACCAAAACGACGGTCTCGATGTTGATAAGAAGCGATTGCTTCCTCTAAATGGGCGCCGTCAAAATCTGGCCATAAGGCTTTTGAAAAATATAATTCACTATAAGCAATCTGCCACAATAAGAAATTACTGATCCGTTCTTCGCCACTTGTCCGGATGACTAATCCTGGATCGCGAAGTTCGGGAGGTAAGAAACCGGTCATCAAATGATCCGCGATCATGTCCTCGTCGATGTCTTCCGTAGAAAGATCGTTTTCTTTTACTTGTTCACTGATTGCTTTGACTGCAGAGATGATTTCTGCCCGACTACCATAATTCAGTGCGAAGTTTAAGATCATTCCCGTATTTTCTTTGGTTTGTTCAATAGCACGGCGTACTGCATCTTGCGTATGTTCCGGTAAGAGTTCTTCATAGCCCATCACTTGTACCTTGACATTTTCAGCAATCAACTCAGGGACGAACGTATCAAAAAAGTCTACAGGTAATTGCATCAAAAAATTGACTTCCTCTTTTGGACGTTTCCAATTTTCGGTTGAAAACGCATAGAGCGTTAACACCTTTACCCCAAGTCGAGAAGCTTTTTTTGTGACTTTCTTAACGGTTTCCATGCCTTCTTTGTGGCCAGCCACTCGTGGTAGACGACGGTTTTGTGCCCAACGACCATTCCCATCCATGATGATGGCAATATGTTTCGGGATATCTCTCTGCGCATCAAAATGGTACTCACTTTTTTCTTGAATATATTTGTTTTTTTGCGGAAAAAAACGTAACATTCTTTTTCCTCCCATACTAAAAAATTACAACTATCTTTACCATTATAGCAATATCTATCGTTATTTCCTATGGTATAGCCCTTTTTTTACGCAAATTCAAAAGATTTTTTAGTTTTTCTTAGTCAAAAAGCAAAAAACAGGAGACAGCACTTCTCACTGTCCACCTGTTTTTATTGATTCTTATACTTCAAGCAATTCTTTTTCTTTGTCTGCAGCAATATTATCCACTTCTTTGATACTGTTATCTGTCAAAGTTTGCACTTCTTTTTCTAAGTCGCGCAAATCATCTTCTGTGATATCGCCATTTTTTTGTTGTTTTTTGTATTCATCGATTGCATCACGACGAATGTTACGGACAGCGATTTTCGCATTTTCAGCTTCTTTTTTCACGTCTTTCGCTAATTCTTTCCGACGTTCTTCTGTTAACTGAGGAATGACTAAACGGATCACATTTCCGTCATTTGTTGGGCTGATACCGATGTCGCTTGCCATGATCGATTTTTCGATGTCTTGAAGCACACTTTTATCGAATGGTGTGATCATCAATACTCTTGCTTCTGGGATCTGAATCGATGCTAATTGGTTCAATGGTGTTGGTGCGCCATAATAATTAACAGTGATACGATCTAATAAGCTCGCATTCGCACGGCCGGCACGGATCTGTCCAAGTTCACGTTGTAGATTTTGTGCTGCTTTTTGCATCTTGTCTTTTGCTTCTGTCATAATTGCATCTGCCATTGTTTATTTCCCCCTTACGGTTGTTCCGATATTTTCACCTAAGATTGCTCGGCGAATGTTTCCATGTTCATTAAGATTGAACACAAGTAACGGGATATCATTGTCCATACTCAATGAACTAGCAGTTGAATCCATTACTTGTAATCCTTTTGCAATGACTTCCATGTGTGTCAATTCATCGAATTTCACTGCTGTTGAATCGATTTTTGGATCGGCAGAATAAACACCGTCAACATTGTTCTTAGCCATTAAAATAACATCAGCGCCAATTTCAGCTGCACGTAATGCCGCAGTTGTATCTGTAGAAAAATAAGGGTTTCCAGTACCACCGGCAAAAATAACGATGCGCCCTTTCTCTAAATGACGCTCTGCTTTACGACGGATGTATGGTTCTGCGATTTGTCGCATTTCAATTGAGGTTTGGACGCGTGTAGGAACACCAACATTTTCTAATGTATCTTGTAATGCTAAAGCATTCATCACAGTTGCTAACATGCCCATGTAATCCGCTTGTGCACGTTCCATCCCCATTTGTGCGCCAATTTGACCGCGCCAGATATTTCCACCGCCGACAACAATTGCCATCTCTACGCCTAACTCGTGGACTTCTTTGATCTCTTGGATGATTTCTTTGATAACTGGCGGTTTGATTCCAAACCCTTCATCTCCAGCTAAAGCTTCTCCACTTAATTTTAAGACGACACGCTGATATTTTGGTGTGACCATGTTCATTCCTCCAATATTTTCTATTGACATTCTACCATATCCAGATAGTTTAGGCACGAAAATACCTATGCTCTTGATATCTCTTGCCCTAAAAAAAAGAGCTGTGACGAATGTCGCTGCTCCTCATTTCATTCAAATAAGCGATGGAACCGATGTGGTCACAAAGAAAATGCAGAATGATCTCTATTTTCTTTGGACCAAACATCGTACCATTAACCAAGTCCGTAAACCGGATTATTTTTTCACTTGGTTCATTACTTCTTCTACAAAGTTATCTTCGCGTTTTTCGATACCTTCGCCGACTTCAAAGCGGACAAATGATTTCACAGTTGCGCCTTTAGAAGCAACAAATTTTTCAACAGTCATATCAGGATCTTTAACGAATGGTTGGTCAACCAATGCGATTTCAGCTTTAAATTTGTTTAAGCGTCCTTCAACCATTTTTTCAACGATGTTCGCTGGTTTGCCTTCGTTCAATGCTTGTTCAGTCAAGACTGTACGTTCGTGATCTAATTCAGCTTCAGGGATTTGTGTTTCGTTTACATAACGAGGGTTGATCGCTGCTACGTGCATCGCTACGTCTCTAGCTACTGCTTCGTCAGTTGTACCTTCTAAAACAGCTAATACAGCAATACGTCCACCCATGTGTAGGTAACCGCCAAATGCAGCGTTGTCATCTTTTTCGATTACTTCAAAACGACGGAAGCTGATTTTTTCACCAATAACTTGTGTTGCTTCGATCAAGTCAGATTCAACTGTTCCTTTTGATGTTTTGATTTTCATTGCTGCGTCCATGTCAGCTGGTTTGTTTTCAGCAACTAGTTCAGCGATTTCTTTTACTAAGTCTTGGAACATTTCGTTTTTAGAAACGAAGTCTGTTTCTGAGTTGACTTCAACGATTGCTGCAGTATTACCTTTCACTGCAACTGAAGCAAGACCTTCAGCGGCGATACGATCGTTTTTCTTCGCAGCTTTAGCCATTCCTTTTTCACGTAAAAGATCTACTGCTTTTTCGATGTCACCTTCAACTTCAACCAATGCTTTTTTCGCATCCATCATACCTACGCCAGTCATGTCGCGTAGTTCTTTTACCATTTTAGCTGTAACGTCTGCCATTTTTACTTCCTCCTAGTTGTATGCTTTTTCTTTAAAAAAAGCTGTTTCAAAGGAGAGTGAGGCTTGTCGCCTAGCCTTTGAAACAGCTCCATCATTTAAAAATTATTCTGCTGAAGAGTTGTCGCCTTCAACAACATCAACGATTTCTTCGATTGAAGTCGCTGTGTTTTCTGCTGAAAAATCTTCTTCAACTACTTGATCTTCCCCTTGATTTCCTTCGATGAAAGCATCAGCCATTTTTGAAGTAATCAATTTAACGGCACGGATTGCGTCGTCGTTTGATGGGATAACTACGTCGATCTCATCTGGATCACAGTTTGTATCAACCATTGCTACGATTGGGATATTCAATTTGTGTGCTTCTTGAACGGCAATGCGTTCTTTACGTGGGTCAACGATGTACATTACATCTGGGATTCTTGGCATATCAGCGATACCACCTAAGAATTTTTCAAGACGTTCACGTTGTTTGTTCAAACCAGCAACTTCTTTTTTAGGTAGAACTGCAAAAGTTCCATCTTCTTCCATTGCATTGATTTGTTTCAAACGAGCGATACGTTTTTGGATCGTATCCCAGTTTGTCAATGTTCCACCTAACCAACGGTGGTTTACAAAGTATTGTCCAGCACGAGTAGCTTCATCTTTGATTGCTTCTTGTGCTTGTTTTTTCGTACCTACGAATAAAGCAACGCCGCCTTCTTCTGCTACGCTCTTCATGTAATCGTAAGCTGCATCTACTAATTTAACTGTTTTTTGCAAGTCAATAATGTAGATTCCGTTTCTTTCTGTGAAGATGTATTTCTTCATTTTTGGGTTCCAGCGACGAGTTTGGTGACCAAAGTGTACGCCGGCTTCTAGTAATTGTTTCATTGAAATTACTGCCATGTTTGTTTCCTCCGATTTGGTTTTTATTTTCCCTCTTCTTGTCTTCCAACTCGCTAGCCAACTTTTTCAAGCACCGACCAACGATCCAACAAGAATGTGGATTTATTGAGTAGTGACGTAAGATACACCAAAGTGATCTTTTTCTGCTCAACATTCAATAGTTTAACTGAATTGGGCATAAATTTCAAGAAAAAAAATCAACTTACTTATTTTTTTGTGTCTTCTTTTTCTCCCTCTCATTTTTTTACTTTATTTCTTTGTTTTTTAATAAGCAATTCGTGAAAAAATAAACAGGTAAATGTAAAATAAAGATGGGCAATTCAACGTTTTTTTGTTATGATACTTGTGAAAAGTTTCGTTAAAGGAGAACTAAAATGCGAAAAACTGAGCGACACTTGTTGATTAAACAAATCATTGAAGATTATACGATCCGTACACAAGATGAAATGTTAGCTAAACTGACTGAAATGGGTGTATCTGCGACTCAAGCGACGATTTCAAGAGATATACGTGACTTAAAAATCGTCAAGGCGCCTGATGAAAATGGTGTTTCCCATTTTGTCCTGTTCAAAGAAAAGGAGACAGCTGAATCAAAGAGCGAAGATGAAAAACGTTTGATCCAGATGATTGAAGATATCGTGTTAAAAGTGGAACGAGTTCATTTTTTGACTATCGTCCATACCTTACCAGATAATGCCCCGTTGTTTGCTGCTGTATTAGATGAAATCAAACCGCCACATATCGTCAGTACCATCGCTGGTTTCGATACAACGATCATTATTTCAAAAGATGATGAAGATGCGCAGTTAGTTGAAAACTTCTTGCAT from Enterococcus mundtii includes the following:
- a CDS encoding arginine repressor, which produces MRKTERHLLIKQIIEDYTIRTQDEMLAKLTEMGVSATQATISRDIRDLKIVKAPDENGVSHFVLFKEKETAESKSEDEKRLIQMIEDIVLKVERVHFLTIVHTLPDNAPLFAAVLDEIKPPHIVSTIAGFDTTIIISKDDEDAQLVENFLHHPTTATIF